A single region of the Paraburkholderia sp. SOS3 genome encodes:
- a CDS encoding aldo/keto reductase: MKYKPLGNTGLLVSQLCLGTMTFSSGQGVYRHIGDVGQAQADDLVRASIEAGINFFDTADVYSFGESETTLGQSFRNLQVARHDVVIATKGYTRMGQGRNAVGASRGHLMDAVDASLRRLQTDYIDLYQIHATDVLTPLDETLRALDDMVRQGKVRYIGVSNWAAWRIATALGISNQKNYERFATVQAYYSLAGRDLERELAPLMEYEKLGLLVWSPLAGGLLSGKFSRHNQNPDGSRRSTFDFPIVDKERAWNVLDAIAPIAQARQCSPARVALAWLLSRPVVTSVLVGAKRRAQLDDNLAAIEMTLSDDELAAIDKASALPPEYPGWMLATQGADRFGPADLWGGRTRA, from the coding sequence ATGAAATACAAACCGTTGGGCAATACGGGCCTGCTGGTATCCCAGCTCTGCCTGGGCACGATGACGTTCAGCAGCGGTCAGGGCGTGTACCGGCATATCGGCGACGTCGGACAGGCGCAAGCGGACGATCTCGTGCGTGCCAGCATCGAAGCGGGTATCAATTTTTTCGATACCGCCGATGTGTATTCGTTCGGGGAAAGCGAAACGACGCTTGGCCAGTCATTCCGGAATCTGCAAGTGGCGCGGCACGACGTCGTCATCGCAACGAAGGGATACACGCGCATGGGTCAGGGCCGCAATGCAGTCGGCGCATCGCGCGGCCATCTGATGGATGCCGTGGACGCGAGCCTGCGCCGCTTGCAGACCGATTACATCGATCTCTACCAGATCCATGCGACGGACGTCCTGACGCCGCTCGACGAAACCCTGCGCGCCCTCGACGATATGGTCCGCCAGGGCAAAGTGCGCTATATCGGTGTCTCGAACTGGGCCGCGTGGCGCATCGCGACGGCGCTCGGCATTTCGAACCAGAAGAACTACGAGCGCTTCGCGACCGTGCAGGCGTATTACTCGCTGGCAGGCCGCGATCTCGAACGCGAGCTCGCGCCGCTGATGGAATACGAAAAGCTTGGCCTGCTCGTCTGGAGCCCGCTCGCAGGCGGTCTGCTTTCAGGTAAATTCAGCCGCCACAATCAGAACCCGGACGGCTCGCGCCGCTCGACGTTCGATTTTCCGATCGTCGATAAAGAACGCGCGTGGAATGTACTCGATGCGATCGCGCCGATCGCGCAGGCGCGTCAATGCAGCCCGGCTCGCGTCGCGCTCGCGTGGCTGCTGTCCCGCCCCGTCGTGACCTCGGTTCTCGTCGGAGCAAAGCGCCGCGCACAACTCGACGACAATCTTGCCGCGATCGAGATGACGCTGAGCGACGACGAGCTCGCGGCAATTGACAAGGCGAGCGCGCTGCCGCCCGAATACCCGGGCTGGATGCTGGCCACGCAAGGCGCGGACCGGTTCGGGCCCGCCGATTTGTGGGGCGGGCGCACGCGCGCGTAA
- a CDS encoding DMT family transporter, translating into MHKYERNHTLGLAQIHFAVLLAGCAGLFAKLLTVSAAQLTAGRTVFGSLALLLFAWVARKSLRLATLKDAAALALSGVILALHWFSFFHSIQVSTVAIGLLSFSTFPLFTTFLEPLVFGERIRRDDIMTALVVTLGLALVTPSLDFSNHLTQGVLWGILSALAYAVLALLSRQYTARYPSACVSFYQQAIAAICIVPFALQAQNPISASDWLYLIVLGVVFTALGQGLVIASLKHLNAQTTSVVFGLEPVYGIALAWLLIGETPALRTALGGVLICGAVVLASLRRRQ; encoded by the coding sequence ATGCATAAATACGAAAGAAATCACACGCTCGGGCTGGCGCAGATTCATTTCGCCGTATTGCTGGCCGGCTGCGCCGGCCTTTTCGCCAAATTACTGACTGTCAGCGCCGCGCAATTGACGGCCGGCCGGACCGTATTCGGCAGCCTCGCGCTGCTGCTGTTCGCGTGGGTCGCCAGAAAAAGCCTGCGGCTCGCCACGCTCAAGGACGCCGCCGCACTGGCACTTTCCGGCGTCATCCTCGCACTGCACTGGTTCAGTTTTTTCCACTCCATTCAGGTCTCGACAGTCGCGATCGGCTTATTGTCGTTTTCGACTTTTCCGTTATTCACGACTTTTCTCGAGCCCCTCGTATTCGGCGAACGGATCCGGCGCGACGACATCATGACGGCGCTGGTCGTGACGCTGGGTTTGGCGCTCGTCACACCGAGCCTCGATTTCAGCAATCACCTGACGCAAGGCGTACTGTGGGGAATACTCTCCGCCCTGGCTTATGCGGTGCTGGCGTTGTTGAGCCGCCAATACACGGCGCGCTATCCGTCGGCCTGCGTGTCGTTCTATCAGCAGGCCATCGCCGCGATATGTATCGTGCCTTTCGCGCTGCAGGCGCAAAACCCCATATCGGCCAGCGACTGGCTTTATCTGATCGTGCTTGGCGTCGTCTTTACGGCGCTCGGGCAAGGTCTCGTCATTGCGAGCCTCAAGCATCTCAACGCGCAAACGACGAGCGTCGTGTTCGGTCTCGAGCCCGTGTACGGCATCGCGCTGGCATGGCTGCTGATCGGCGAGACGCCTGCTTTGAGGACCGCGCTTGGTGGCGTGCTGATATGCGGCGCGGTCGTGCTTGCATCGTTGAGACGGCGCCAATGA
- a CDS encoding LysR family transcriptional regulator — translation MLNRLEILKIFAAAATSPTFREAAKRLGVSPQVVTRAVRELEETVGETLFHRSTRRIQITAFGQSFAQNAQAALSAVDGLFAPHVVRADEAVGIVRITASSMIGRRFVLPVLVGLTKRYPGLVPDLRLSDVPAPVVDEQIDIGVRVGAIGDNRFVARMVASLPMWVVGSPSLIESVGEPKSLKELESMPMTCLIDRASGRPWPLIFRGERQVQPASPAFVTDDTEAEIEAACAGLGFSQSAEYLLRPYIEAGQLVRVLSRFEPEPWKLHVYRPQRGPVPRRIRVVYDELVEKLGDASPRA, via the coding sequence ATGCTCAATCGACTCGAAATACTGAAGATATTTGCCGCCGCGGCCACATCGCCGACGTTCCGCGAGGCCGCGAAGCGGCTTGGCGTATCGCCGCAAGTCGTCACGCGCGCGGTGCGCGAACTCGAAGAAACGGTTGGCGAAACGCTCTTTCATCGCAGCACGCGGCGTATCCAGATCACCGCGTTCGGACAGTCGTTCGCACAGAATGCGCAGGCCGCGTTATCGGCGGTCGACGGCCTCTTCGCGCCTCATGTCGTTCGCGCCGACGAAGCGGTCGGCATCGTTCGCATTACCGCGTCGTCCATGATCGGGCGTCGTTTCGTATTGCCGGTCCTCGTCGGCTTGACGAAGCGATATCCGGGCCTCGTGCCCGATCTCAGGTTGTCGGATGTGCCTGCGCCTGTCGTCGACGAGCAGATCGATATCGGCGTGCGCGTCGGCGCGATCGGCGATAACCGCTTCGTAGCGCGTATGGTCGCGTCGTTGCCGATGTGGGTGGTCGGCTCGCCGTCGCTGATCGAAAGCGTAGGTGAGCCGAAGAGCCTCAAGGAACTCGAGTCGATGCCGATGACGTGTCTGATCGACCGTGCGAGCGGGCGCCCGTGGCCGTTGATATTTCGCGGGGAGCGGCAGGTTCAGCCGGCATCGCCGGCTTTCGTGACCGACGACACCGAAGCCGAGATCGAAGCGGCCTGTGCGGGGTTAGGCTTCAGCCAATCGGCGGAGTATCTGCTGCGCCCGTATATCGAAGCGGGACAGCTGGTGCGCGTGCTGTCCCGCTTCGAACCGGAGCCGTGGAAATTGCACGTCTACCGGCCGCAGCGCGGGCCGGTTCCTCGACGCATCCGGGTCGTCTACGACGAACTGGTCGAGAAGCTTGGGGATGCGTCACCGCGCGCATAG
- a CDS encoding SDR family oxidoreductase has translation MEKQALIIGATGIVGGNLAQHLLACGDWHVTGLSRGRTPPQGGIDSVSADLTSQQSVADALRGRQFSHVFFTAWSRQATERENIRVNGAMVKHVLDALGPTGTLGHAALVTGLKHYLGPFEAYAQGNVPLTPFREEQGRQPVDNFYYEQEDRVFEAARQYGFGWSVHRPHTIIGFALGNAMNMGVTLAVYATLCKQTGQPFVFPGSAAQWESLTDMTDARLLARHLEWAATSPNARNEDFNVVNGDVFRWKWMWSRIADYFGIAPAPFDGRTRPLESRMQDAGKQWKEIAARHQLKEPDVNALVSWWHTDADLGRPMEVLTDMSKSRKAGFLDYQSTPDAFFALFDRLKAEQIIPR, from the coding sequence ATGGAAAAACAGGCATTGATCATCGGCGCGACCGGCATTGTCGGCGGCAATCTCGCGCAACATCTGCTCGCATGCGGCGACTGGCACGTAACGGGCCTTTCGCGCGGACGCACGCCACCGCAAGGCGGCATCGATTCCGTCAGCGCCGATCTCACTTCGCAGCAATCCGTTGCCGACGCATTGCGCGGCCGTCAGTTCAGTCATGTGTTCTTTACCGCGTGGTCGCGGCAGGCCACCGAGCGCGAGAATATTCGCGTCAACGGGGCCATGGTCAAACATGTGCTCGACGCGCTCGGCCCGACCGGCACACTCGGGCATGCGGCGCTCGTCACGGGGCTCAAGCACTACCTCGGGCCCTTTGAAGCGTATGCGCAAGGCAATGTGCCGCTCACGCCGTTTCGTGAAGAACAGGGCCGGCAGCCCGTCGATAACTTCTACTACGAGCAGGAAGACCGCGTGTTCGAAGCCGCGCGGCAGTATGGCTTCGGCTGGAGCGTGCATCGCCCGCACACGATCATCGGCTTCGCGCTCGGCAATGCGATGAATATGGGCGTGACGCTCGCCGTCTATGCCACGCTGTGCAAGCAGACGGGCCAGCCGTTCGTGTTCCCCGGCTCCGCCGCCCAATGGGAGAGCCTCACCGATATGACCGACGCGCGGTTGCTTGCGCGGCATCTCGAATGGGCGGCGACGTCGCCGAATGCGCGCAACGAAGACTTCAACGTCGTGAACGGCGATGTGTTCCGCTGGAAATGGATGTGGTCGCGCATTGCCGACTACTTCGGCATCGCGCCCGCACCGTTCGACGGTCGGACGCGCCCGCTCGAAAGCCGGATGCAGGACGCCGGCAAGCAATGGAAAGAGATCGCGGCGCGCCATCAGTTGAAGGAGCCCGACGTGAACGCGCTGGTTTCGTGGTGGCACACGGACGCCGATCTCGGCCGGCCGATGGAAGTACTGACGGACATGAGCAAAAGCCGCAAGGCAGGCTTTCTCGATTATCAAAGCACGCCCGATGCGTTCTTTGCGCTGTTCGATCGACTGAAGGCGGAGCAGATCATTCCGCGTTGA
- a CDS encoding FAD-dependent oxidoreductase yields MSNEPSSTSGNVSEPGQPVDDAFEADDASTAEDPSVLAHPRFAQMFPVLAEAEVERVRRFGSLSRFSKGELLYQAGRPCPGMFVLLAGRVRIMGRDGLGHERIIHTYTHRGDFTSDVSQLSNKPAVVDAHAVDDVEAILLRPDGLSNMMISEADIGEKIMRALILRRMLVMERGHGVVLVGSSSDAQLLALQNFLRRNAFPSSTLDAAQDAEAIALLERLTPQPDDFPLVVCPNGTVLRNPDEGQLATCLGLIPEFDPTHVYDVAIIGAGPAGLATAVYAASEGLSVAALDCRAPGGQAGTSSRIENYLGFPTGITGQALAARAFNQAQKFGAHIGIPCEVTALDCERQPPVVALADGRRITARTVVIASGAEYRRPAVDELARFERGGVYYWATPIEARLCRKEPVLLVGGGNSAGQAIVFLAAHAEHIHVFLRSASLAKSMSHYLAERVMSLPNVTVHTRIELTALEGAARLERVHYRGAGGIEGSMTTHHLFVFIGAEPNTGWLSRCGVLRDSNGFVLTGTDLADAGVPSMPLQTSVEGVFAIGDVRSGSTKRVASAVGEGAAVVAQIHGFLAAAR; encoded by the coding sequence ATGAGCAACGAGCCCAGTTCGACATCAGGCAATGTTTCCGAACCCGGTCAGCCAGTCGACGACGCGTTCGAAGCCGACGATGCATCGACTGCCGAAGATCCCTCGGTACTTGCCCATCCGCGTTTCGCGCAGATGTTTCCGGTGCTCGCCGAAGCGGAAGTGGAACGCGTGCGCCGCTTCGGCAGCCTATCGCGCTTCAGCAAAGGCGAACTGCTCTATCAGGCTGGCCGCCCTTGCCCCGGCATGTTCGTTCTGCTGGCGGGCAGGGTGCGGATCATGGGCCGCGACGGCCTCGGTCACGAGCGGATTATTCACACGTATACGCACCGCGGCGATTTCACGTCCGACGTCAGCCAGCTATCGAACAAGCCCGCAGTCGTCGACGCGCATGCCGTCGACGACGTCGAAGCGATCCTGCTGCGGCCTGACGGGCTCAGCAACATGATGATCAGCGAGGCGGACATCGGCGAAAAAATCATGCGCGCGCTGATTCTGCGCCGCATGCTCGTAATGGAGCGCGGTCATGGCGTCGTGCTGGTCGGTTCGTCGAGCGATGCGCAACTGCTTGCGTTGCAGAACTTCCTGCGGCGCAACGCATTTCCGAGTTCCACGCTCGATGCCGCTCAGGATGCCGAAGCCATCGCGCTGCTCGAGCGCCTGACACCGCAGCCCGACGATTTTCCGCTTGTCGTGTGCCCGAACGGTACGGTGTTGCGCAATCCCGATGAGGGGCAACTCGCGACCTGCCTCGGCCTGATTCCGGAGTTCGATCCGACGCACGTCTACGACGTCGCGATCATCGGCGCCGGGCCGGCGGGGCTCGCGACGGCCGTGTATGCCGCTTCGGAGGGCCTCTCGGTTGCCGCGCTCGACTGCCGCGCGCCGGGCGGCCAGGCGGGCACGAGTTCGCGCATCGAAAACTATCTCGGCTTTCCGACCGGCATCACGGGCCAGGCACTCGCGGCCCGCGCCTTCAACCAGGCGCAGAAGTTCGGCGCGCACATCGGCATTCCGTGCGAAGTCACCGCGCTCGATTGCGAGCGGCAACCGCCTGTCGTCGCACTCGCGGACGGCCGCCGCATTACGGCACGCACGGTCGTCATCGCGAGCGGCGCCGAATACCGGCGTCCCGCCGTCGATGAGCTCGCGCGCTTCGAGCGCGGCGGCGTCTATTACTGGGCCACGCCGATCGAGGCGAGGCTGTGCCGGAAAGAGCCCGTGCTGCTCGTCGGCGGCGGCAATTCGGCAGGGCAAGCGATCGTCTTTCTCGCCGCGCATGCGGAGCACATTCACGTGTTCCTTCGCAGCGCGAGTCTCGCGAAGAGCATGTCGCACTATCTGGCCGAACGCGTGATGTCGCTGCCGAATGTGACCGTTCATACGCGTATCGAACTGACCGCGCTCGAAGGCGCCGCGCGTCTCGAACGCGTGCATTACCGCGGCGCGGGCGGCATCGAAGGCAGCATGACGACGCACCATCTGTTCGTGTTTATCGGCGCGGAACCGAATACGGGCTGGTTAAGCCGCTGCGGCGTGCTGCGCGATAGCAACGGCTTCGTGCTGACCGGCACCGATCTGGCCGACGCCGGCGTGCCGTCGATGCCGTTGCAGACGAGCGTCGAAGGCGTGTTCGCAATCGGCGATGTGCGTTCGGGGTCGACCAAGCGCGTCGCGTCGGCAGTCGGAGAAGGCGCGGCCGTTGTTGCACAGATTCACGGCTTTCTGGCGGCCGCGCGTTAG